DNA sequence from the Papio anubis isolate 15944 chromosome 7, Panubis1.0, whole genome shotgun sequence genome:
tccaccttctgggtcgtgccattctcctgcctcagcctcccgagtagctgggactacaggtgcccgccaccatgcccggctaattttttgtatttttagtagaaacggggtttcaccgtgtcagccagtatggtctccatctcctgaccttgtgatccgcccgcctcggcctcctaaagtgctgggattacaggcatgagccaccgcacctggccaatcccagcactttgggaggccgaggtgggccgatcatgaggtcaggagtttgagactagcctggccaacatggtgaaacctgtctctattaaaaatacaaaaatgagctgggtgtggtggtgggtacctgtaatcccagctactcgggaggctagggcagaattgcttgaacccaggaggcagagactgcagtaaacagattgcaccactgcactccagcctgggcgacagagcaagactccatctcgaaaaaaaaagaactgtccaCCCCAAAATATCAGTAGTGCTGAAGGTGAGAAACTTTGCTCTAACTCTCTGCCTGGGGAGGTCTTGTGTGACCAACTCCTGACTTGCTCTTTATAGGTGGAGCAGCTGCGCCAGGCCATCGAAGAACTGTACTACTTTGAATTTGTGGTAGATGACTTGCCAATCCGGGGCTTTGTGGGCTACATGGAGGAGAGCGGCTTCTTGCCACACAGCCACAAGATAGGACTCTGGACCCATTTGGACTTCCACCTAGAATTTCATGGAGACCGAATTATATTTGCCAATGTTTCAGTGCGGGACGTCAAGCCCCACAGCTTGGATGGGTTACGACCTGATGAGTTCCTAGGCCTTACCCACACTTATAGCGTGCGCTGGTCTGAGACTTCAGTAGAGCGTCGGAGTGACAGGCGccgtggtgatgatggtggtttCTTTCCTCGAACACTGGAAATCCATTGGTTGTCCATCATCAACTCCATGGTGCTTGTGTTTTTACTGGTGGGTTTTGTGGCTGTCATTCTAATGCGTGTGCTTCGGAATGACCTGGCTCGGTACAACTTAGATGAGGAGACCACCTCTGCAGGTTCTGGTGATGACTTTGACCAAGGTGACAATGGCTGGAAAATTATCCATACAGATGTCTTCCGCTTCCCCCCATACCGTGGTCTGCTCTGTGCTGTGCTTGGCGTGGGCGCCCAGTTCCTGGCCCTTGGCACTGGTGAGGTGATAAAAATGAATTGGGGATTTATCTCATGGGGTAGAACTAGGTATGGAGTTTGTTCAGAAAAGGTCTGTGGATCTTCTATCCAGAGGGGCAGACCTAAGGGATAAGGTGGCTCTAGCAAGGATGCGCGTATTCTATTGTAGATTTTCTGGATAGCAAAACTGGGGGAGATTGTTTTGCTGGAGGCCCTGGGTCTGGGAGAAGGGGGGCTGATTCCTCTGAAATTGCTAGAAGAGACACAGGTAAGGCCTAACATGGGCTTTCCACTACCGTCCTGCAGGCATTATTGTCATGGCACTGCTGGGCATGTTCAATGTGCACCGTCATGGGGCCATTAACTCGGCAGCCATCTTGTTGTATGCCCTGACCTGCTGCATCTCTGGCTACGTGTCCAGCCACTTCTACCGGCAGATTGGAGGCGAGCGTTGGGTGTGGAACATCATTCTTACCACCAGTCTCTTCTCTGGTGAGGACATTCCTTTCCCTGGTGGGCCTTTCTGGACTTAGGAATTAAGAATAcattgtggctgggcacagtagctcacacctgtaatcctagcactttgggagaccgaggccggAGGACCACTCGAGTCCaaaagtttgagacaagcctaggcaacatagtgagaccctgtctctataacaaaaaattagctgggcatggtggtttacatctgtaattccagctacttgggaggctgaggcaggaggattgcttgagtctagggagcctgggaggttgaggctacagtgagccatgattgcaccactgcactctagctggggtgacagagtgagactgtctcaaaaaaaaaaagaacacatcatAGAACTTGGGATAGAGTCAGGATGAGGCTTGAAGGGAAGGAATATtgtaaaagaaacaagaaaaccaaaaaagacaagAATGCACTTCTTTTGAATAGTTTAACATTATAAAGCcctcgctgggcgcggtggctcacgcctgtaatcccagcactttgggaggctgacagtgggcagatcacaaggtcaggagatcgagaccatcctagttaacaaggtgaaaccctgtctctactaaaaatacaaaaataaacattagccgggcgtggtggcaggcacctgtagtcccagctactcgggaggctgaggcaggagaacggcgtgaacccgggaggcagagcttgcagtgagccgagatcgcgccactgcactccagcctgggcgacaaagcgagactctgtctcaaaaaaataaaaataaataatatgtccTAGGCAGTGTGGTAAGCACTCAGCAATAACTGTGTGAAGTAGGTAATATTtccattccacagatgaggaaactgaactaAAGGCTGCTTAAGTAACTTGTCTGAGATTACACTCCTAAAAAGTAGTGAACCAGGTTTCAGCAGTCTGACTTGTATTCTCACCCATTACACTAAAGTAACaccctttaatttttattttgaaggtgGGCCCACTCTAAGCTTTCAAACCAGATTGCCCTTTCAAAGGCAGTAGTAGTCCCTGTTCTGAACCCTTTTTGTTCCCAATCCTATGTGTCTGATTTATATCCCATCACATTTATATTTGAACCAAGGCTTTCTGAAAACAGGGCCTTAATCCAAAGAAATGTCTCATGCTAGGAATTACCAACTCCAAGGCAAGACAGGCCcctggaggcaggtggatttgTGTTACTCTCAGATTATGTAGTAGCTAACTGGATCCTTAATGACACCGGGatggggggtggtggtggtaagATTAAGagcaaagaggccaggcacggtggctcaggcctgtgatcccagcactttgggaggctgaggtgggtggatcaagaggtcaggagatcgagaccatcctggctaacacggtgaaaccccgtctctattaaaaatacaaaaaaattagccgggtgtggtggcacatgcctgtaatcccagctactcgggaggctgaggcaggagaatggcgtgaacccgggaggcagagcttgcagtgagcggagatcgtgccactgcactccagcctgggcaacagagtgagactctgtctcaaaaaaaaaaaaaaaaaaaaaaaagcaaagagtaACGGGATCTGAAAGGGTGGAAGTGAAGGCAGTTGACTCTGTAGGGACATCCAGGAGCATGAGTCTGCTGTTAAGAGTGGCAGGCTGCTTCACCCCCCTCCCCTTTTGGTCCTGGATATAAGTGGGTACCCTTAGAGATGTAGCTCCTAGTGTTGACCCTCCCTCCGGGGGCCATCCCTGCAGTGCCTTTCTTCCTGACGTGGAGTGTGGTGAACTCAGTGCACTGGGCCAATGGTTCGACACAGGCTCTGCCAGCCACAACCATCCTGCTGCTTCTGACGGTTTGGCTGCTGGTGGGCTTTCCCCTCACTGTCATTGGAGGCATCTTCGGGAAGAACAACGCCAGCCCCTTTGATGCACCCTGTCGCACCAAGAACATCGCCCGGGAGATTCCACCCCAGCCCTGGTACAAGTCTACTGTCATCCACATGACTGTTGGAGGCTTCCTGCCTTTCAGGTATCCTCCCTTTATTCCATGGCTATCACTCTCAGGTTCCTGACCTCAACTTTTCCTGTCCCTACTCATCCAGTACCCTAACCCAACCCGCTGATCCCTGGTTCAGTGGTACCATTCAGAGATCATTAAATGGTTCCTCCTATCTCCAAGCAGGACTGAGCTTGAATCAGTTCAGATATAAGAGTGTCTCACTTATAAGGGCCTCCAGAGACatctcccccttcaccttcctggTTTCTGACTTTAGTGTCTGTGGACATCATGTGGGGTTTAAAGCCCATTTGATGATCCATTTACTTTGTTGAATACTTCTTTGTGCCAGGCAAAGAATGAAGtggaaagtaaaatgaataagATCCCTGCCCTCAATCTATTAGGGAAGATATTCTTGAAGTGAGAGCAGCTAATCATAGGCAAAAAAATCCCCATGAAGCCAGGAGATCTGGGGCAGAGAGTGGAGTGAACTCACTTTTCACAATGACCCAGCAACATGGGAGAGGGTGGGGGCTGGATTTCAGcccagccactgtgcacagcccttTAATGCTGTGTATCATCTCTTTTCTTCACAGTGCCATCTCTGTGGAGCTGTACTACATCTTTGCCACAGTATGGGGTCGGGAGCAGTACACTTTGTACGGCATCCTCTTCTTTGTCTTCGCCATCCTGCTGAGTGTGGGGGCTTGCATCTCCATTGCACTCACCTACTTCCAGTTGTCTGGGGAGGATTACCGCTGGTGGTGGCGATCTGTGCTGAGCGTTGGCTCCACTGGCCTCTTCATCTTCCTCTACTCAGTTTTCTATTATGCCCGGCGCTCCAACATGTCTGGGGCAGTACAGACAGTAGAGTTCTTTGGCTACTCCTTACTCACTGGTTATGTCTTCTTCCTCATGCTGGGCAccatctcctttttttcttccctaaagtTCATCCGGTATATCTATGTTAACCTCAAGATGGACTGAGTTCTGTGTGGCAGAAGTACTGctgttctctccctttcttcatgCCTCCTTGAGCTCTCCTACCAGCTTCTCTTCTGATTGACTGAATTGTGTGATGGCATTGTTGCCTTCCCCTTTGCCCTTTGGGCCTTCCTTCCCCAGAGAGGGCCTGGAAATTATAAATCTCTATTACATAAGgagtatatatttgaaatttttaagttGCCTTTAGTTTTggtcctgatttttctttttacaattatcaaaataaaatttgttaagaaaaagGATCATGTAGTTGGAGGTTTTGGTCTGGATATAGGAACTCCAGCCCCGCGGTTAAGGGCACGGTCCTTTAGAAAGCCGAGCTGGCCACTGAATGCCCGAAGCTTGAGTTCTCCAACCCAACTTGGGAACTCCCGGCGTGGGGAACCTACATTGCCAGAGCTGGGTTTCCGCGACTCAGCCGCTGCTCAGCATAACGGAAGTGGAGGAGTCGGACCTCTTTGTGGGAAGTGAATTGAATCACCTTGGCAACCCTCGGGGCGTGTGGCAACGCCCTTTCCGCCGGAAGTGGGTGTCAGAGCCTCCACGTGctgtccctccccctccccttttcGGCCCAGTAGCGGCGGCTCAGCTGCTGCCATGGAGCCCGCCGGCCTGGAGCAGCTCCTACGGGAGCTGCTGCTGCCGGACACCGAGCGCATCCGTCGGGTACGGGAGTAGGCATAACCGGGCCAGGGCGAGCGGGAGGTTGCGGGAAAGACCCGACTCTCACCCCTAGCTTCCCCCCAGGCCACGGAACAGCTCCAGATCGCTCTTCGGGCCCCCGCCGCTTTGCCGGCTCTCTGCGACCTGCTGGCCTCGGCGGCCGACCCCCAGGTGAGAGACCCCTGACTCTCCCCTCCGAGCTTCCCACTGTACGCCACTGGTCAAGCCCCAATATCCGCCCCCTGCGGTCCGCTCAGCACCCTCCTGCCCGGACCCCCACGTGCTTGTTTCCTCGTCCTAGATCCGCCAGTTTGCGGCGGTGCTGACCCGCAGACGACTGAACACTCGCTGGCGACGGCTGGCGGCGGAGCAACGGGAGAGGTGGGTTGGGCCTGGATTGGGGCGGGGCCAGGCGGAGACTTTTCTT
Encoded proteins:
- the TM9SF1 gene encoding transmembrane 9 superfamily member 1, giving the protein MTVIGNPRSWSCQWLPILILLLGTGHGPGVEGVTHYKAGDPVILYVNKVGPYHNPQETYHYYQLPVCCPEKIRHKSLSLGEVLDGDRMAESLYEIRFRENVEKRILCHMQLSSAQVEQLRQAIEELYYFEFVVDDLPIRGFVGYMEESGFLPHSHKIGLWTHLDFHLEFHGDRIIFANVSVRDVKPHSLDGLRPDEFLGLTHTYSVRWSETSVERRSDRRRGDDGGFFPRTLEIHWLSIINSMVLVFLLVGFVAVILMRVLRNDLARYNLDEETTSAGSGDDFDQGDNGWKIIHTDVFRFPPYRGLLCAVLGVGAQFLALGTGIIVMALLGMFNVHRHGAINSAAILLYALTCCISGYVSSHFYRQIGGERWVWNIILTTSLFSVPFFLTWSVVNSVHWANGSTQALPATTILLLLTVWLLVGFPLTVIGGIFGKNNASPFDAPCRTKNIAREIPPQPWYKSTVIHMTVGGFLPFSAISVELYYIFATVWGREQYTLYGILFFVFAILLSVGACISIALTYFQLSGEDYRWWWRSVLSVGSTGLFIFLYSVFYYARRSNMSGAVQTVEFFGYSLLTGYVFFLMLGTISFFSSLKFIRYIYVNLKMD